In one Parageobacillus genomosp. 1 genomic region, the following are encoded:
- a CDS encoding acyltransferase, whose amino-acid sequence MRRTTKYPVSGANSLWQIYKTVSFWKVFKNVIIIQIGRYTPFLAVKNWLYRTFLHMKIGEKTALAFMVMPDIMFPEKIQIGRNCIVGYNTTILAHEYLIDEYRLGDVIIGDEVMIGANSTVLPGVVIGDRAVVAAGTVVHKDVPAGAFVAGNPMRIIYTKEEMERRKGHSNE is encoded by the coding sequence GTGAGACGGACGACGAAATATCCGGTGTCAGGAGCAAATTCTCTATGGCAAATTTATAAAACCGTGTCGTTTTGGAAAGTGTTTAAAAATGTGATCATCATCCAAATCGGACGCTACACGCCGTTTTTAGCGGTGAAAAACTGGCTGTACCGCACGTTTTTGCACATGAAAATCGGCGAAAAAACGGCGCTAGCCTTTATGGTCATGCCTGATATTATGTTTCCGGAAAAAATTCAAATCGGCCGCAATTGCATTGTTGGCTACAATACGACGATTTTGGCGCATGAGTATTTAATTGATGAATACCGCCTTGGCGATGTCATCATTGGCGATGAAGTGATGATTGGCGCCAACTCAACCGTTCTTCCCGGCGTCGTCATCGGCGACCGCGCCGTCGTTGCCGCCGGCACGGTCGTCCATAAAGATGTGCCGGCCGGAGCGTTTGTCGCCGGCAATCCGATGCGAATCATTTATACAAAAGAAGAGATGGAGCGAAGAAAAGGCCATTCCAATGAATAG
- the ppaX gene encoding pyrophosphatase PpaX, protein MTIRTILFDLDGTLIDTNELIIQSFLHTLEIYYPGKYKREDVLPFIGPSLHETFSALDPSRTQEMVDTYRSFNLAHHDALIREFETVYETIETLHQHGFRLGVVTTKIHQTAVMGLKKTRLEPFFDCVIGLDDVKHAKPDPEPIYKALDLLQSTPDEALMVGDNYHDILAGKNAGTKTAGVAWAIKGREYLEQYEPDFMLEKMSDLLAIVGVK, encoded by the coding sequence ATGACGATTCGCACTATTTTATTTGATCTCGATGGAACCTTAATTGATACGAATGAACTCATTATTCAATCATTTTTGCATACGTTGGAAATCTACTATCCCGGCAAATACAAACGTGAGGATGTATTGCCATTTATCGGCCCATCGCTGCATGAAACGTTCAGCGCATTGGATCCGTCGCGCACGCAAGAAATGGTTGATACGTATCGCTCATTCAATCTTGCGCATCATGACGCGCTCATCCGCGAATTTGAAACGGTGTATGAAACGATCGAAACGTTGCACCAGCACGGGTTCCGCCTCGGAGTCGTAACGACGAAAATCCATCAAACGGCGGTGATGGGATTAAAGAAAACGAGACTAGAACCGTTTTTCGACTGCGTCATCGGGCTCGATGACGTCAAACATGCCAAGCCGGATCCGGAGCCAATTTATAAAGCGCTGGATTTGCTGCAATCAACTCCGGATGAAGCGTTAATGGTCGGCGACAATTATCACGATATTTTGGCAGGAAAAAATGCCGGCACGAAAACGGCGGGAGTGGCATGGGCGATTAAAGGACGGGAGTATTTGGAACAATATGAACCGGATTTTATGCTTGAAAAAATGAGCGACTTATTGGCGATTGTAGGAGTGAAATAA
- a CDS encoding nucleoside recognition domain-containing protein: protein MVGILRRGLFVGLQTTWTLGKVIFPITLIVSILQHTPVLQWIIQLVTPFMKWIGLPGDAAIPLVLGNLLNLYAGIGAILTLDLTVKEVLILAIMLSFSHNLLIESTVASRTGMSIALMIIVRIGLALVSALLIHYLWHGGSETAQYGLVSNSPEQLTSWGAILLAGVKKACLGIVQLAVIVIPLMIGIQILKELKWIHIFSRWMAPVTKVLGMKENTSLTLAAGLVFGLAYGAGVMIQAVKEDGVSKRDLTLAFIFLVSCHAVVEDTLVFVPLGIPVWPLLVIRLATAILLTMLISFIWNLVVETKRKEAA from the coding sequence ATGGTTGGCATATTGCGGCGCGGGCTTTTCGTCGGTTTGCAAACGACGTGGACGCTTGGAAAAGTGATTTTTCCGATTACGTTAATCGTATCGATTTTGCAGCATACACCGGTATTGCAATGGATTATTCAGCTTGTCACTCCGTTCATGAAATGGATTGGCTTGCCGGGGGACGCGGCGATACCGCTTGTGCTTGGTAACTTATTAAACTTGTACGCCGGAATTGGCGCGATTTTAACATTGGACTTAACGGTAAAAGAAGTATTAATTTTGGCGATCATGCTTTCGTTTTCTCATAACTTGCTCATCGAGTCGACCGTCGCGTCGCGCACCGGTATGAGCATTGCGCTAATGATTATTGTTCGCATCGGGCTCGCGCTTGTTTCCGCTCTATTGATTCATTATCTTTGGCATGGGGGGAGCGAAACAGCACAATACGGTCTTGTTTCGAATTCTCCAGAGCAGTTGACAAGCTGGGGCGCGATTTTGCTTGCTGGGGTGAAAAAAGCGTGCCTTGGGATCGTGCAGTTGGCGGTGATCGTGATTCCACTTATGATTGGAATTCAAATATTAAAAGAGTTAAAATGGATCCATATTTTTTCGCGTTGGATGGCGCCGGTGACAAAAGTGCTTGGCATGAAAGAAAACACCTCTTTGACATTGGCAGCTGGGCTCGTGTTCGGTTTAGCGTACGGCGCGGGGGTGATGATTCAGGCAGTAAAAGAAGACGGCGTATCGAAACGTGATTTAACATTGGCCTTTATTTTTCTTGTGTCATGTCACGCCGTTGTGGAAGATACGCTCGTATTTGTTCCGCTTGGAATTCCGGTATGGCCGCTGCTTGTCATTCGGCTGGCCACCGCTATTTTATTAACCATGCTTATAAGTTTTATTTGGAATCTTGTTGTTGAAACAAAAAGAAAGGAAGCCGCATAA
- the lgt gene encoding prolipoprotein diacylglyceryl transferase, translating into MNSTIQPLDRVFLHLGPITIYWYGVIIGTGVLIGLWLATREGVRRGLPKETFVDLVLFAVPIAILCARTYYVIFEWNYYSKHLSEIPKIWEGGLAIHGGLIGAVATGTVFAKVRGLSFWKLADIAAPSIILGQAIGRWGNFMNQEAHGGPVTREFLESLHLPDFIINQMYINGQYYHPTFLYESLWDFAGFLLLLWLRRVNLRRGELFLSYLIWYSIGRFYIEGMRTDSLMLTSHLRIAQIVSVALIILAVCLWIFRRVKGLAKERYRD; encoded by the coding sequence ATGAATTCGACGATTCAGCCGCTAGACCGTGTCTTTTTGCATCTTGGTCCGATCACCATTTACTGGTACGGGGTGATTATCGGAACGGGAGTATTAATCGGGCTATGGCTAGCGACAAGAGAAGGGGTACGGCGTGGACTGCCAAAAGAAACGTTCGTCGACCTTGTCTTGTTCGCCGTGCCCATCGCGATTTTGTGCGCGCGCACCTATTACGTGATTTTTGAGTGGAATTATTACTCAAAACATTTATCAGAAATCCCGAAAATTTGGGAGGGCGGTCTCGCGATTCACGGCGGATTGATCGGCGCGGTCGCGACAGGGACCGTTTTTGCGAAAGTGAGAGGGCTTTCGTTTTGGAAGCTGGCGGACATTGCGGCGCCAAGCATTATTTTAGGGCAGGCGATCGGGCGCTGGGGCAATTTTATGAATCAAGAGGCGCATGGCGGTCCGGTCACGCGGGAGTTTCTCGAAAGCTTGCACTTGCCAGATTTTATTATTAACCAAATGTATATTAACGGCCAATATTACCATCCGACGTTTTTATATGAATCGCTTTGGGATTTTGCCGGCTTTTTGCTGCTATTGTGGCTGCGGCGCGTCAATTTGCGGCGCGGAGAACTATTTCTCAGCTATTTAATTTGGTATTCGATCGGCCGGTTTTACATTGAGGGAATGCGCACCGATAGTCTAATGCTGACAAGTCACCTTCGCATCGCGCAAATCGTTTCCGTTGCGCTCATTATCCTTGCCGTATGTTTATGGATATTTCGCAGAGTAAAAGGATTAGCCAAGGAGCGTTATCGAGATTAA
- the hprK gene encoding HPr(Ser) kinase/phosphatase yields the protein MPKVRTKDIIEKFQLELVSGAEGIYRPITTSDLSRPGIEMAGYFAYYPAERIQLLGKTELSFYETLSPEEKRMRMEQLCTDITPGIIISRGLEVPPELIEASERQSVPVMRSTMKTTRLASRLTNYLESKLAPTTAVHGVLVDVYGVGVLITGKSGVGKSETALELVKRGHRLVADDCVEIRQEDEGLLVGSAPELIEHLLEIRGLGIINMMTLFGAGAVRTHKRISLVIDLELWDPNKQYDRLGLEEEKVKILDTELTKLTIPVRPGRNLAVIVEVAAMNFRLKRMGVNAAEEFSARLTDAIEDGEHDYE from the coding sequence ATGCCAAAAGTGCGTACGAAAGACATTATTGAAAAGTTTCAGTTAGAGTTAGTCAGCGGTGCGGAAGGCATTTACCGCCCGATTACAACGAGCGACTTGTCTCGCCCAGGCATTGAAATGGCCGGCTATTTTGCCTATTATCCGGCCGAGCGCATTCAGTTATTGGGCAAAACAGAGCTGTCATTTTATGAAACGTTAAGTCCGGAAGAGAAAAGAATGAGAATGGAGCAGCTTTGTACGGATATTACGCCGGGAATTATCATATCGCGCGGACTGGAAGTTCCGCCGGAGCTGATTGAAGCTTCCGAGCGGCAATCGGTGCCGGTGATGCGCTCGACGATGAAGACAACCCGTCTTGCGAGCCGGTTGACGAACTATTTGGAGAGCAAGCTCGCTCCGACAACGGCGGTGCACGGCGTGTTGGTGGATGTGTACGGGGTCGGCGTATTAATTACGGGAAAAAGCGGGGTCGGCAAAAGTGAAACGGCTCTCGAGCTAGTCAAGCGCGGCCATCGCCTTGTCGCGGACGACTGTGTCGAAATCCGCCAGGAAGATGAAGGACTGCTCGTTGGCAGTGCGCCGGAGTTGATTGAGCATTTGCTTGAGATTCGCGGGTTAGGCATTATTAATATGATGACGTTATTTGGCGCCGGTGCGGTACGGACGCATAAACGCATTTCGTTAGTGATTGATTTGGAACTTTGGGATCCGAATAAACAATATGACCGTCTTGGCCTTGAGGAAGAAAAAGTGAAAATTTTGGATACAGAATTAACGAAATTAACGATACCAGTTCGGCCAGGACGAAATCTAGCTGTGATTGTCGAAGTGGCCGCGATGAATTTCCGTTTGAAGCGGATGGGAGTCAACGCTGCAGAGGAGTTTTCTGCTCGTTTGACCGATGCGATTGAAGATGGGGAGCACGATTACGAATAA
- a CDS encoding phage holin family protein, with product MLNWLIGVFVNTVLLVAIDGYFDSIRFSSIGSAFIASMILAILNAVVRPILILLTLPVTILTLGLFLFVINAITLMMTAALMGNAFEINGFGTALLASIVLSFFHLLIQKAIIEPLREK from the coding sequence ATGCTCAACTGGTTAATTGGCGTATTTGTGAATACGGTATTATTGGTGGCGATTGATGGATATTTTGATTCCATTCGATTTAGCAGCATCGGCTCCGCTTTCATCGCCAGCATGATTTTAGCGATATTAAATGCGGTAGTGCGTCCGATTTTAATTTTACTTACGCTGCCGGTGACGATTTTGACGCTCGGATTGTTTTTGTTCGTGATTAATGCGATCACCTTGATGATGACGGCCGCGTTGATGGGTAATGCGTTTGAAATCAACGGATTTGGCACCGCGCTGTTGGCTTCGATCGTTCTTTCCTTTTTCCATTTGCTTATTCAAAAAGCGATTATTGAACCGCTGCGGGAAAAATAA
- a CDS encoding DUF4097 family beta strand repeat-containing protein — protein MEEKKRILNMVKEGKLTVEEALLLLEQLDQKKNDNGFSSSSYTSGPHADAKQHSFKMMSLKEKLFDVFDMAVKKVKEFDFQLANAFEVKHLFQQSAAALQEIDVYIANGHIKMVPWDQTDVCVECEAKVYRSESADAAHRAFTEEAVFFVQDGCLRFSVSKPFMKTDAVIYIPKTSLQYAKFRLLNGNINIEDVHMDKLYIKNVNGNMALHRLVGKEAELETANGSIVLERSTFEEVEAETIHGEIKLDGHYRYARLRTFSSGITYATEREDGVVTGKTVTGNITLLLPRDICLEGEMRTNLGGLVCRHPNALIVEEKQETAQKTIRFQCKNEAKPPFHIYADSKAGSVSLHVAEDGDK, from the coding sequence GTGGAGGAGAAAAAGCGCATACTCAACATGGTCAAAGAAGGAAAGCTGACGGTGGAAGAAGCGTTGCTGCTGCTGGAGCAGTTAGATCAAAAAAAGAACGATAACGGTTTTTCATCATCGTCCTATACGTCCGGACCGCATGCGGATGCCAAACAGCATTCCTTCAAAATGATGTCTTTAAAAGAAAAGCTGTTTGACGTTTTCGATATGGCCGTCAAAAAGGTAAAAGAATTTGATTTCCAACTTGCCAACGCGTTTGAAGTAAAACATCTTTTTCAACAAAGCGCTGCCGCCCTGCAGGAAATTGACGTGTACATTGCTAACGGACATATCAAGATGGTGCCATGGGACCAAACGGACGTCTGCGTTGAATGCGAAGCGAAAGTGTACCGTTCGGAATCGGCGGATGCAGCGCACCGCGCCTTTACCGAAGAGGCGGTATTTTTTGTACAGGATGGTTGTTTGCGCTTTTCCGTGTCGAAACCGTTTATGAAAACCGATGCCGTTATTTATATTCCAAAAACATCGCTTCAATATGCAAAATTTCGCTTGCTTAATGGCAATATAAATATAGAAGACGTCCACATGGATAAGCTGTACATTAAAAACGTGAATGGTAATATGGCGCTGCACCGCCTTGTCGGCAAAGAGGCGGAGCTGGAAACAGCCAATGGGTCAATCGTGCTTGAACGCAGCACGTTTGAAGAAGTCGAAGCGGAAACGATTCATGGTGAAATTAAGCTCGATGGCCATTATCGGTATGCGCGGCTGCGCACGTTTAGCAGCGGAATTACGTACGCGACGGAAAGAGAAGATGGAGTCGTGACCGGAAAAACGGTAACGGGAAACATTACGTTGCTGCTGCCGCGTGATATATGCTTGGAAGGAGAAATGAGAACAAATCTTGGTGGATTAGTGTGCCGTCATCCGAACGCATTGATAGTGGAAGAAAAGCAAGAAACCGCACAAAAAACCATTCGTTTTCAATGTAAAAACGAGGCAAAACCGCCGTTTCATATTTATGCGGATTCCAAAGCCGGATCCGTTTCCCTACATGTGGCTGAAGACGGCGACAAGTAG
- a CDS encoding DUF4870 domain-containing protein, protein MNANKVLASLCYFSIFFAGFIFPIIVYFVTDHPEVKHHAKKALISHLIPVTTILLFIIGAIFVGWTGGGGDVSFWVGSGLVWIGGFIVAGIVNLVVVIWNIIRGIQVLK, encoded by the coding sequence GTGAATGCCAATAAAGTGCTTGCATCCTTATGCTACTTCAGCATTTTCTTTGCCGGGTTCATTTTTCCGATTATCGTTTACTTTGTTACTGATCATCCGGAAGTAAAACACCATGCAAAAAAAGCACTAATTTCCCATTTGATTCCAGTCACGACCATTTTATTGTTTATCATCGGCGCTATTTTTGTTGGATGGACAGGGGGAGGCGGTGACGTGTCATTTTGGGTCGGCAGCGGCCTAGTATGGATTGGTGGTTTTATTGTAGCAGGGATCGTCAACTTGGTTGTGGTCATTTGGAATATTATTAGGGGCATTCAAGTCCTAAAATAA
- the uvrA gene encoding excinuclease ABC subunit UvrA — protein sequence MATDKIIVKGARAHNLKNIDVEIPRDKLVVLTGLSGSGKSSLAFDTIYAEGQRRYVESLSAYARQFLGQMDKPDVDAIEGLSPAISIDQKTTSRNPRSTVGTVTEIYDYLRLLFARIGRPVCPEHGIEITSQTIEQMVDRLLAYPERTKMQILAPIVSGRKGTHAKTLEDIRKQGYVRVRIDGEMRELTEDIELEKNKKHTIEVVVDRIVMKEGIASRLADSLETALKLADGKVLIDVIGQEELLFSEKHACPYCGFSIGELEPRLFSFNSPYGACPDCDGLGAKLEVDPDLVIPNAELTLREHAIAPWEPQSSQYYPQLLEAVCNHYGIDMDVPVKDLPKEQLDKILYGSSGEKIYFRYQNDFGQIREQYIVFEGVIPNVERRYRETSSDYIREQMEKYMAQQPCPTCKGNRLKKESLAVLVGGKHIGEVTALSVTEALEFFANLTLSEKEQKIAHLILREITERLGFLKNVGLDYLTLNRSAGTLSGGEAQRIRLATQIGSRLTGVLYVLDEPSIGLHQRDNDRLIATLKSMRDLGNTLIVVEHDEDTMLAADYLIDIGPGAGIHGGEVVAAGTPQEVMNNPNSLTGQYLSGKKFIPVPAERRKPDGRWLEIVGAKENNLKNVSVKIPLGTFVAVTGVSGSGKSTLVNEVLYKALAQKLQRAKAKPGQHKTIKGLEHLEKVIDIDQSPIGRTPRSNPATYTGVFDDIREVFAATNEAKVRGYKKGRFSFNVKGGRCEACHGDGIIKIEMHFLPDVYVPCEVCHGKRYNRETLEVTYKGKNIAEVLEMTVEDALEFFTNIPKIKRKLQTLYDVGLGYMKLGQPATTLSGGEAQRVKLAAELHRRSNGRTLYILDEPTTGLHVDDIARLLKVLQRLVDNGDTVLVIEHNLDVIKTADYIIDLGPEGGEHGGQIVAMGTPEKVAEAENSYTGRYLKPILERDRERMRTLYETARA from the coding sequence ATGGCAACCGATAAAATCATCGTCAAAGGAGCAAGAGCACATAATTTAAAAAATATTGATGTCGAAATTCCCCGTGATAAGCTCGTTGTGTTAACGGGGCTTTCCGGTTCGGGGAAATCGTCGCTTGCCTTCGATACGATTTACGCGGAAGGCCAGCGGCGCTACGTCGAATCGCTGTCGGCGTATGCCCGGCAGTTTTTAGGGCAAATGGACAAGCCGGATGTCGATGCGATTGAAGGGCTGTCGCCGGCGATTTCGATCGACCAGAAGACGACAAGCCGCAATCCGCGTTCGACCGTCGGGACGGTGACGGAAATTTACGATTATTTGCGGCTGTTGTTTGCCCGCATCGGCCGCCCGGTTTGTCCGGAACACGGCATTGAAATTACGTCGCAGACGATCGAGCAGATGGTCGACCGCCTTCTTGCCTATCCGGAGCGGACAAAAATGCAAATTCTCGCTCCGATCGTGTCCGGACGGAAAGGGACGCACGCCAAAACGCTGGAAGATATCCGCAAACAAGGATATGTACGCGTGCGCATCGACGGAGAAATGCGGGAGCTGACAGAAGACATTGAACTGGAAAAAAACAAAAAACATACGATTGAAGTGGTAGTGGACCGCATCGTGATGAAAGAAGGCATCGCTTCGCGGCTGGCCGATTCGTTGGAGACGGCGCTAAAGCTGGCCGATGGAAAGGTGCTGATTGATGTCATTGGGCAGGAGGAACTGCTGTTTAGTGAAAAACACGCCTGCCCGTACTGCGGTTTTTCGATTGGCGAGCTTGAGCCGCGCCTGTTTTCGTTTAACAGTCCGTACGGGGCCTGCCCGGACTGCGACGGGCTTGGCGCGAAGCTTGAGGTGGATCCGGATTTAGTCATCCCAAATGCCGAATTGACGCTGCGTGAACATGCGATTGCGCCTTGGGAGCCGCAAAGCTCGCAATATTATCCGCAGCTGTTGGAGGCAGTGTGCAATCATTACGGCATTGACATGGATGTGCCGGTAAAAGATTTGCCGAAAGAGCAGCTTGACAAAATTTTATACGGAAGCAGTGGCGAGAAAATTTACTTCCGCTACCAGAACGATTTCGGGCAAATCCGCGAGCAATATATCGTTTTTGAAGGCGTTATTCCAAATGTCGAGCGCCGTTACCGCGAAACAAGCTCTGATTACATCCGCGAGCAAATGGAAAAATATATGGCACAACAGCCATGTCCGACTTGTAAAGGAAACCGCTTGAAAAAAGAAAGCCTTGCCGTGCTCGTTGGCGGCAAACATATCGGCGAAGTGACGGCGTTGTCGGTCACGGAGGCGCTCGAGTTCTTCGCTAATTTGACGCTGAGTGAAAAAGAACAGAAAATCGCCCATCTCATTTTGCGCGAAATTACCGAGCGGCTTGGCTTTTTAAAAAACGTCGGCCTCGATTACTTGACGTTGAATCGTTCCGCCGGGACGCTTTCCGGCGGGGAGGCGCAGCGCATTCGCCTGGCGACGCAGATCGGCTCGCGGCTGACAGGGGTGCTATATGTTTTGGACGAGCCGTCGATCGGACTGCATCAGCGCGACAACGACCGCCTGATCGCGACGCTTAAAAGCATGCGCGATCTCGGCAATACGCTGATTGTCGTCGAGCATGACGAAGACACGATGCTTGCCGCCGATTATTTAATCGATATCGGACCGGGTGCGGGCATTCACGGCGGGGAAGTTGTCGCCGCCGGGACACCGCAAGAGGTGATGAACAATCCAAATTCGCTGACCGGACAATATTTGTCAGGGAAAAAGTTTATTCCGGTTCCGGCTGAACGGCGCAAGCCGGATGGACGATGGCTAGAGATTGTCGGCGCAAAAGAAAATAATTTAAAAAACGTGTCGGTGAAAATTCCGCTCGGCACGTTTGTCGCGGTCACCGGCGTGTCCGGTTCGGGAAAAAGCACGCTTGTCAACGAAGTTTTGTATAAGGCGCTGGCGCAAAAACTGCAGCGTGCCAAAGCAAAACCAGGCCAACATAAAACGATTAAAGGACTGGAGCATTTAGAAAAAGTGATTGACATCGACCAATCACCGATCGGACGGACGCCGCGTTCGAACCCGGCGACCTATACCGGCGTGTTTGACGATATCCGCGAAGTGTTTGCCGCCACGAACGAAGCAAAAGTGCGCGGCTACAAAAAAGGCCGCTTCAGCTTCAACGTCAAAGGCGGGCGATGTGAAGCGTGCCATGGCGACGGGATTATTAAAATTGAAATGCACTTTTTACCGGATGTGTACGTTCCGTGTGAAGTATGCCATGGTAAGCGGTACAACCGCGAAACGCTTGAAGTGACGTACAAAGGGAAAAATATTGCCGAAGTGCTGGAAATGACGGTGGAAGATGCGCTCGAGTTTTTCACCAATATCCCGAAAATTAAACGGAAATTGCAGACGCTCTATGATGTCGGGCTTGGCTATATGAAGCTTGGACAGCCGGCGACGACATTATCCGGCGGGGAAGCGCAGCGCGTCAAATTGGCGGCGGAGCTGCATCGCCGCTCGAACGGGCGAACGCTGTATATTTTGGACGAACCGACGACCGGCCTTCACGTCGACGACATTGCCCGTTTATTGAAAGTATTGCAGCGTTTAGTCGATAACGGAGATACCGTGCTTGTCATTGAGCACAACCTCGATGTCATTAAAACAGCGGACTACATTATCGACCTTGGCCCGGAAGGCGGCGAGCATGGCGGACAAATTGTAGCAATGGGAACGCCGGAAAAGGTGGCAGAAGCAGAAAACTCCTACACCGGCCGCTATTTAAAACCGATATTGGAACGCGACCGCGAGCGCATGCGGACGCTGTATGAAACGGCAAGGGCATAA
- the uvrB gene encoding excinuclease ABC subunit UvrB, translated as MEDRFELVSAYKPQGDQPQAIAKLVEGIRNGVKHQTLLGATGTGKTFTISNVIKEVNKPTLVIAHNKTLAGQLYSELKEFFPNNAVEYFVSYYDYYQPEAYVPQTDTYIEKDAKINDEIDKLRHSATSALFERRDVIIVASVSCIYGLGSPEEYRELVVSLRVGMEIERNALLRRLVDIQYERNDIDFQRGTFRVRGDVVEIFPASRDEHCIRVEFFGDEIDRIREVDALTGEVLAEREHVAIFPASHFVTREEKMRIAIENIEKELEERLRELREQGKLLEAQRLEQRTRYDLEMMREMGFCSGIENYSRHLALRPPGSTPYTLLDYFPDDFLIIIDESHVTLPQIRGMYNGDRARKQVLVDHGFRLPSALDNRPLTFEEFEQKINQIIYVSATPGPYELEHCSEVVEQIIRPTGLLDPTIDVRPIEGQIDDLIGEIQERIKRNERTLVTTLTKKMAEDLTDYLKEIGIKVAYLHSEIKTLERIEIIRDLRLGKYDVLVGINLLREGLDIPEVSLVAILDADKEGFLRSERSLIQTIGRAARNANGHVIMYADTITKSMEIAINETKRRRAIQEAYNREHGIVPQTVKKEIRDVIRATYAAEEKETYDSKPSYSKMTKKEREKLIADLEKEMKEAAKVLDFERAAQLRDIIFELKAEG; from the coding sequence GTGGAAGACCGTTTTGAGTTAGTGTCGGCGTATAAGCCGCAAGGAGATCAGCCGCAGGCGATTGCCAAATTAGTTGAGGGAATTCGCAACGGCGTCAAACATCAAACACTATTAGGTGCAACGGGGACAGGAAAGACGTTTACGATTTCGAACGTGATTAAAGAGGTAAACAAGCCGACGCTTGTGATTGCCCATAATAAAACACTGGCAGGGCAGCTGTACAGCGAGCTAAAGGAGTTTTTCCCAAACAACGCTGTGGAATATTTTGTCAGCTATTATGACTATTATCAGCCGGAAGCGTATGTGCCGCAGACGGATACGTATATTGAAAAGGATGCCAAAATTAATGATGAAATTGATAAATTGCGGCACTCGGCCACATCGGCGCTGTTTGAGCGGCGCGACGTCATTATTGTTGCCAGCGTGTCGTGCATTTACGGCTTAGGGTCGCCGGAAGAATACCGCGAGCTCGTCGTATCGCTGCGCGTCGGCATGGAAATCGAGCGAAACGCTTTGCTGCGTCGCTTAGTTGACATCCAATATGAGCGAAACGACATTGACTTTCAGCGCGGAACGTTCCGCGTCCGCGGCGATGTCGTCGAGATTTTCCCAGCTTCACGGGACGAGCATTGCATCCGTGTCGAGTTTTTTGGCGATGAAATTGACCGCATTCGCGAGGTGGATGCCCTAACAGGCGAAGTGCTCGCCGAGAGAGAGCATGTCGCGATTTTTCCTGCATCCCACTTCGTCACGCGGGAAGAAAAAATGCGCATTGCCATTGAAAATATTGAAAAAGAGTTAGAAGAGCGGCTGCGCGAATTAAGAGAACAGGGGAAACTGCTGGAAGCGCAGCGGCTCGAGCAGCGGACGCGCTATGATTTAGAAATGATGCGGGAAATGGGCTTTTGTTCAGGAATTGAAAACTACTCCCGCCATTTGGCGCTCCGTCCGCCAGGTTCGACGCCGTATACGTTGCTCGATTACTTTCCTGACGATTTTTTGATTATCATTGACGAGTCGCATGTGACCTTGCCGCAAATCCGCGGCATGTATAACGGGGACCGGGCGCGCAAGCAAGTGCTTGTCGACCACGGCTTCCGTCTGCCGTCTGCGCTCGATAACCGCCCGTTAACGTTTGAGGAGTTTGAACAAAAAATCAATCAAATTATTTATGTTTCCGCCACTCCTGGTCCGTATGAGCTCGAACATTGCTCGGAAGTTGTCGAGCAAATTATTCGTCCGACCGGGCTGTTGGATCCGACGATTGACGTCCGCCCGATTGAAGGGCAAATCGACGATTTAATTGGGGAAATTCAGGAGCGTATCAAGCGCAATGAACGCACGCTCGTGACGACGCTGACGAAAAAAATGGCTGAAGATTTAACGGATTACTTGAAAGAAATCGGTATTAAAGTGGCGTATTTGCATTCGGAAATTAAAACGCTCGAGCGCATTGAAATCATTCGCGATTTGCGGCTCGGCAAATATGATGTACTCGTTGGGATTAACTTGTTGCGTGAAGGGTTGGATATTCCGGAAGTATCGCTTGTCGCCATTTTGGATGCGGATAAAGAAGGCTTTTTGCGTTCCGAACGTTCGCTGATCCAAACGATTGGCCGCGCGGCAAGAAACGCGAATGGCCATGTCATTATGTACGCCGATACGATTACGAAATCGATGGAAATTGCGATTAATGAAACAAAACGGCGCCGTGCGATTCAAGAGGCGTATAACCGTGAGCACGGCATCGTGCCGCAGACGGTAAAGAAAGAAATTCGCGATGTCATCCGCGCGACGTACGCTGCGGAAGAAAAAGAAACATACGACTCAAAACCGTCTTACAGCAAGATGACAAAGAAAGAACGGGAAAAGCTGATTGCCGATTTGGAAAAAGAAATGAAAGAGGCAGCCAAAGTGTTGGATTTCGAACGGGCTGCCCAATTGCGCGACATTATTTTCGAGTTAAAAGCGGAAGGATGA
- a CDS encoding CsbA family protein, whose amino-acid sequence MWFIVALIVPCLLVLLFTRVTYNHYVGTLLTVALLVASYFKGYTDELHEILADIVSTTVGFLYAEKMVKRLKK is encoded by the coding sequence ATGTGGTTTATTGTGGCGTTAATCGTACCATGTTTGCTCGTCCTATTATTCACCCGTGTGACGTACAACCATTATGTTGGAACATTATTGACCGTCGCATTGCTCGTTGCCTCCTATTTTAAAGGATATACGGATGAGCTGCATGAAATTTTAGCCGATATTGTTTCGACGACAGTTGGCTTTTTATACGCAGAGAAAATGGTTAAGCGGTTAAAGAAATAA